In Plasmodium brasilianum strain Bolivian I chromosome 12, whole genome shotgun sequence, the genomic window ttttttttgttaagaaCAATgcacatttaaaaaaattatgtgttttctattttttcaaataacaAGTaatggcaaaaaaaaaaaaaaaaaaattgtgccttttaaattatatatttaaaaaaaaaaaatataatcatcccacttttaattaaatttttttctttttgtttatttttccatcaaaaacaaaataatttgtattataCTATCATAGTTTAACAttgagagaaaaaaatgaaagaacaaattgaattttaattataatcgatattataattgtaaaagTTAATTCCCCtcattttctcttttcttatgttctcaataataataatgataataataaaatagtaactcttgttatttttcctttatacttttaagtatataataacatccgttttaatataattaaaaaatatatctgttttaaattaatttttttttttttttttttttgattattttaatattatgttaatttttatagtttcttttatttttatgatttgAAGTATTTcgataaaataaacaaatgtaAAAAGGGTTATATCTtgaatttttacatttttttttttaagaattatataaatatgatttatGTTTAACAaaatgtgtattttttttttttttcgtgttAAGCAAAagtacttttatttttctcctttttttttcgcaacttcatatattttaagtatagaaaacgaaaagaaatatgcatgaaaaggaaaaaatatatacacaaaaatgtatatatgtaattatttatttgtttattcacATCTTTTCGTAGtctttttacaaatattttatatttagtaaattaaaaaaaaaaaaaaatatatatattttaagtgaactatgaaaacaaaaaagaatatatataaaaatatactgaTGATATGCagttataaatttaattttttaaatatgttttacatTTAGTTTTCGCATTTTGCAAGAATTGTAAAATCTGGATAAGAatgaattttctttttatatcaaaatacAAGGTAGCCAAATTACACTCTTGAATGTTtagaaatgtatatgtatatataaacatgtataaatatatgtatgtgtaggcaacaaaatataaacttaTGTTTATTCATGTgctatattccttttttatgcGTTATGAGAAACTTTTAAAGAcctaaattaaaaattaataaaatgtagcTTGTGATAATTTCaagattaatatattatcgttcaattttctatttcagcattttaattcttttacaCGAACTTaatcatatttaatttaaaaaaaaaaaaaaagaaaaagataacaAAAAACAGAAAAGTAGAAAACTGCGAAGGTGCAAAACTACAAAGCTGCAAAACTACAAAGCTGCCATACTATAAAACTATCAAACTACAAAGCTGCCATACTACAAAGCTGCCATACTACAAAATTACCAAACTACAAGAAATCATTTTTCCCACTCTGAACCACATATatatctcattttttttacgaTTAACTCCTTAATGTattcaattatttaaatactcAAGAATGTTTAATGTTTTCTCAAAAGCCTTTTTAGATAGCAATtcgaataattttaatagtattaataagcccattaataatagtataaataaaagtaacaGTAACATACCAAGACCTATATCatctaatataaataatgaaaatgacaGAAGTAAAAATCTACCGTTGAAAGATAGACTAGCGACTGTAAGAaatgtacaaaatattttaaataagaaaaattttaataaggaagatgataacaataatggcaataataacaataatattaataataataataatgaagatCAAAACGCCAATAGGATCATAAATACAAACATAAGTACAACAAATGATGTAAATAAACCTGCACTAACTACTGAAAGCAATTTAAgtaaattcaaaaattattctagcgttgtaaatgaaaaacaaaatgaagaactagaaaaaaaattaaaaaagagaaagagaaGAAGGAAGCATGTCATAATAATGGAAAGAATGAaacagaaagaaaaagagaaaaaaagacaaagagaaatgaaaagacatcaaaataatgaagaagaagaagaagaagaagaggatGAAGAAGAggatgaagaagaagaagaagaaggaGATGAAAACGAAGATCACAATAATAACAAAGCTGAAAGACGTTATAGAAAATCTGGATAttcacaaaataaatatgaacacAAATTACatgaagaggaagaagaggaTAATATAGAAGGCGGGGAAGATAATGAAGAAAGACAGAtatataatcaaaaaaataaaagtggAGAAATAGGTTTGACTAAAAAGCTTTACAGTTCAGGAACGAATATAACGAACAGAATAACTTGGACAAATAATGTTAACGCGACTAATGATGTTAATAACGCTAATAATACTAGTAATAATGCAAATGGAAATGGAAAGGAGATTAATGAACCAGGGGTAAAACCGAAAAGAAAGAggaggaaaaagaaagaaatggAAGAATACAGGGCTCGTctattaaaggaaaaaatgcaaCAACAAAACTCGTTGAGTAGTATTTATACCAAAACGAATAgttttaatgataataataataataataataataatgaaaataacacACAGGGTGAAGTTAAAGTgaaaagaagaagaggaagaccCAAATTAAGTGAAGTTATGGCTACGAATAATGCAAACGAAAAACCAAAGCAAAAcgatataagaaaatattacagTAGGAACAGTGAAAATCCTAGTATGAGCAAAGGAGGTAGTAGTATTGACGAAAAAGATAAAGGAGGAAGatatgaagaagaaaataaaaatgtttttaaaataattaaaacttCTATTCAAGAAAATACttcatttatgaaaaaatcgCCAACCGAAATTATAGAGTTagaaaaaagttataaaaataatataaagaaaggTGTCACGTGTATACCTTTAAATTATCAAAGTAAAGGGGGAGGAATGgcaattattttaataggCACTGAAACAACGTATGGACCtgtaaaaaattcatatggTTTTATGACCTTCCTAGTTTTAGATTGTCACccgaataatttttatattgacacaggaataaaaaataatgttattgAATGTGAAAAACATATGCAATTGCTAATTAGCCCTGGTGATATGTACATGTTCAAAAATCAAAGTCAGGAAGTTGAAGCAAGATTACTACTAATTGTGTGTAACAAAATGAATCAGCCATTTGATGCAAAAATGCACATAAAGGATCCGGAAATAAATACCCACAAATAGAGAgagaaatacatatttatttagcaGTTCTGGAATTGGAatgcatgtgtatatacttatatattatatatatataaattcatccctgtgtgcatatgtacaaataaattTAGGTACATACGTGCTTATGTGTTTACTTCCAAATTAGTCTTTAAAACGtgcatattttatgtttgGTATAATGTTAATtactccaaaaaaaaaaatgtttgtaATTAGAAGTAAAAAGTGAACATTTTCATCAGTAAATGATGTACATTAccaaaatttgaaaaaaaaaaaaaggaaaaagtatTAAAGAATGAGAAGAAGGAATGTGTAAGACCTTAAATGATGCAAATGTGCATGACattaaagaataatttttggAATACATAAAAGGTTACTAGCTTTAAAAAGTTATGTTGTCCAAATATATTGTTGGCATATATTGCACATTTgttaaacatatgtatatacatatgtgcatacaccctttttttttttttttataattttttttttgtttcaccATTTAAAGAGTATTTTATCTACACCTTTATgcgtttatttattttccataccatataaaatgaataataaaccCACTATTTAAATGTTGtaataaactttttattgtattataattttcttatactaccttggaaaaaataataaaagtagaggtaaaaaaatttagtaagtaaaaattattttcaatcTTAATTTATGGTTAAGTATTAtagtttaatatatattatgctgTCATGATGTTTGAACAgtacaatattatattcacttcttttattttttttttaaccctCTTTAAAATAACTTTTGACGTAAACAtacgtaaaaatatatgcggacacacataaatataaatatacagaaatatgtacgtatgcgtatatatatgtgcttatttatatgcgtatgtacgtattttatttatttttttattttatgtgtaAAATTTAGCCATTATGaagaatacattttttttattaattcgaAAACGTATCGTAATTCTGCATTGTGATGTGCCTTACATTCATTTGcgaattctttatttttggaTGTAcccatttatttattttttttttttatatttcaaatgGTTGTGgaatactttatttttctttttattgcTGATGTGAAATTTAcaaatctttaaaaaaaaaataaatttcatgTAGGTATAGGGATCTAAACGAATTATGCAACAATCATATATGTTTGTGTgtactatataatatataataaattttagttTGTTTCAGGATTTACacgtaataaaaatttttaggaatttatttatatttatatttatttttttttgttttttttgaattatttaatttacgCTTGAATAATTCTACTTAATTTGAGCAACATTCagaaaaaacagaaatttaaaataaggTTAAAGGTAATAATAAGGGAAATTAAATAGCATAATGTTAATTgcaacaaatgaaaaaagaataaaatacaataaagtaaccacataataatacataaccTCTTACCACTCAGTGTGTATGtagtttaaataaaaagaaaaatcgagtaaaaaatatatatatatatatatatgtatacttaaaatataagaCGATcggaaattaaaaagtatgaagagaaaaatttgcatatatGCTTAAAACATTTCCGAGCAACTATTCAAAGAACAGAGTTGATAATTGATCTTGAAGACGTTCATCTTATTgggtttatatattaaaacataatttctacgcaattatttttttttttttttcttttttttttttttttttttttttttttttttttttttttttttttttttttttttttttgtacaattCCAAAAGGAACTattaattttgctttttcctACTTACCACAGGAACAGCCTTTTAATGAAATagtaatgtaataaaatatgctaAAGGGGGATTGCTTAATTTCACTTTTTGACATAGTTGAGGAGTTCAATAACTACTGCAAGCTGTATAAAAAGAAGCATGCTAAcagttttaatatttctagtAATGTGcttacaaaaaatgaaagaaataaggagataaatgaatttaattataaatttaatgatTTTATGAACAAACTTAGCATTTTGTATAAATGCATTTTAGAGAAAAAGGGTACGAATAAGGATGATGAAGTAGAAggtaacaaaattaatagcAAAGACACTGATGAATCACAATATTTCCATTATAATAGTAACGATATTGGTGAAACTATATGCatacaacaaaataatgaCGAAATAGACGAAGGAGATAGAGCAGGATCTGATAAGGATGGaaagttttattataaatgtactATTGATATGGAGGATGAGTATGACAAgattaaaaatttgaatacggagaaaattttaaaagaaagaaataaaagaaagattGACGAAAAGTTGGAATTAGGAAAGATTAATAAGATGTGGAGCATGCATGAGCAAAATCCGAAATTATCAAGTTCTACAAATAGGTATGATATATTAGCAgcatgtaataataataataataataataatattgattataataataataaatatcatCTAGTAACATTTGAAGAGTTCCCGTTCCATTCTAACAGTAATTCAAGTAATTCAAGTTCATTAACAAACACGGAAGACTCAAgcaatgaaaataatgattttaCAGTTAATAGGAGAAGTGATgtcttaataaaatatgttactGGGTTAGACTATACACTAAATGTTAGAAGAGTATctaaagaatatttaattgAAGAGATTAAAGAATTTTATAGAATACATAACAATAGTATTAAGTTAGATGAATATTCCAAATACTTAAGTTATGAAACTATAAAtatgctaaaaaaaaaggtggataataataaaaatggaacCTTTGATTTTATGggtaattataataatatttttaaggcggaaaatttttttttcaatgttcctataaattatttttttattagaaacTACGAGGAACAAACTGGGGTTACTATGTCCTCATCgaattatacaaattatgaaaaaagtttaaatGGTGTCAATACATATTCACTGTCTAACAATTCATCCAGTATCAATGGAAACAActataacatatatacagaTAGTATACTATTAAGTAGAAACAATTCGTATAACAAATGCAATTCTCCTATGTTTGGATCAGATGATCGTCAGTTATCTCCAAATTTTGGCACGTATAATGGAACTAATAAAAGTGAAGAAGTCGATAATTATGAAGATGAGAATTATGTGAGTAGTGAAAAATATCaaattgatgaaaataacaaattttataGAAGCCCATATTGCTATAACGAAGAGATagaaaataaacattttagattcaattcaaaaaatgaacCAATTGcagaaaaagatgaaaaattaaataaatgttcAACTATTCCttcaaaaatgtttaatcatttttgtaattcaCCCAAGAGTAACAGCAATATTTATGAGAATGAAGATAAAGTAACTAGAATTCATGGTTATATCGAATCAGAGAATTATGAAACGTGTGAGATAAATAACATagtcaataaaaaaaataatttaaatagtaATAGAAGTGATTTTTACCAAAGTATAAGTGACTTCTACAAATGTATGGAAAaccataattattataattgttcGCAGGGGAAGAACAACATTAACAATTATAGTTACAGCAATGACATGGACAGAAATAACAAAGAAAGTAAGAACAATACTATCAATGACAATAACCATGATAACAGTGATAACAATAAGAACAATATCACGTATAATGCCAGAAGCAGCTCCCCTTTTCTGGTTAGCAATGAAACGAGCGTACAAGGAAATAGTATAAATTTCCAGGAGAAtgggaaaaatataaataatttatactttGATGATGAGCTGTCTAACGCTATAACACTAGAGAATGAaccatgtataaataaagaaatggACGACAACAGAGAGAATCATTTGTCTGATAGGAATATTAAAGATACAAACACTTGTTACGAAGCagaatgtaaatataaaagtatatctGAGGAGGATAATGTaataaagaaggaaaaactaatacaatatgaaaaagaagaaaacagGTGGATTGATGAATATTGTAAtggaaattataatttatttagatcaaaacagttaaaaaaaaaaaaagaattaaagtTTAATGGTGAATATAACGTAActaatgatattataaaactTGAAGACACAGGAAATAACGTGAAGAATGAAAGAATCAATATTAATCTTAGAAATGGTCATTATAATGGTGATAACGACAGTCACAATCGCAGTGATAGTGACAGCGATATGGGTACAGTTAAGGATGTCATTTTGGAGAACGAAAGTAATTACGACAACACATATAATGTAATTAATCTAAAAATTGTGtatgaaacaaataaaagCGAGTTTTGCATTTTGGAAGAAATGAATTTCTTTCCAGgtcaaataattataaataaatataaagtaataaagGTTTTGTCCAAGACTAAGTTTAGCACTACCTTAAAATGcttaaatattctttataaaaGAGGTGGAAAACGGAAGGATGTATGTTGTACAAATAAAACCACGaaggatgaaaaaataaatgctaataaaaagaatatttatgaTAATGTGATTAATTTTGATACACAAAAAATGTCAACAGgctttaaaacaaaaaatgctACCTGCAATGGTCATAGTATACACAATAAATACCTTAATATGGAAAGAAAATCTCTTTTAACAAACAAAgggagaataaaaaaagattataaaTATGTCTGCTTAAAAGTGatgaaaaatggaaagagTTTTTTAGATCAAGGTTTATTTGAATTGATAGTTTTGAATATGCTATCAAGTGAAAGTAATACCACGAAAGGTGATAGCTATTGCACATTgactaataaaaatattatacaactctatgattatttttattttaaagagCATTTAGTTATAGTAACTGAATATATGCAAAGTGACttatacaattattttataaaaaaggggaaattAGGAACATTAGGTCAACTACAAATTTTAGCTAAGAATTTATTGGATGGTTTAGCATATATCCATTcgaaaaatttaattcaCTGTGATTTAAAACctgaaaatattatgataaatatgAAGAGAGGGAAAAATGTCTCGAAAAGGGATTCAAAAGAGGAGACAGACGTGAAATATAACACAAATAATACAGAAGAAAAAGcggaaaataaatttaattcaaCAACATCAAATTTATCAGGAGCATTAAAAAACCGTTCATTCGTAAACAGTTATAATGCATATATCGCAGAGAGTTATGAACCTAGTTTTATGTCAAATGAGAATGATATAAAAGATGTCGGCGAGATCAAGTGTAATTCTTACCAGGAGGCAAATAAAAgtgaaaagaataatttagtTATCCTCAAAAATTTACATGAAAACAATGAAACATgtgaaaaagataatattttattatcaaaaTGTGGTAACTATTCGAGGAAGTGTTATGACAAATATGCATATGAAAAAGAcactaatatttataataataaaggaaaCTGTTCAAATAATTCCGATAAAACTCATATTTTTAGTTGTGAAAAATttgacaaaataaaaataatagatttTAATAGTTCTATATATGAAAGTGACAAATTAGAAATGTATGTTCAAACAAGATCTTACCGATCCCCTGAGGTGTTGTTACAACAAAACTATGATAGAAAAATTGATATGTGGAGCTTGGGTTGcatattatttgaatttttaactaaaaatatattatttgatcatcaaaatatatatcgttttatatattctatagtGTCTTATATTGGGCCCTTCCCattttatatgataaatgGATGTAGAATACCTTATGTTTTTACAAAACATGGATTAATAATACTAAACAAAATAACGgttgataaaaattatgataattattttaaggaAGAACAAGTTCATGAAATAGATGACGATCCAGTTATCTTTAACTCAAAAGATTTCTTTCgtctaaataaaaatgaaaattttataaatgatttattaagaaataaaagcaCAAGCCAAAGTTCACAGTTTCTATCTAAAGAACGAAATCAAGAGGTTTATTACGATGTCTGTAGTCCTAGTAATAACCTgttaaaacataattttcaaataagcgatttattatttctagaTTTCCTTTTATCGCTACTTCAGATAGACCCCTGCAAGAGACTTAATTCGATTGAAGCATTGGAGCACCCATGGCTCAGGCCACAACTGTACGAAGACGGTTTGTAGTGGTGCGTGTATATTAGTGTAAACGCGCACGtgaatatgtgtatacgtatatgtatgtctACTTGTATacgtatttgtatatatatatatatatgcctatGTGACATAATcagatttatatataacttcTAAAAGGGGCGCTAACAATAGCAGGCGGGGGAAAGAGTTTGTACACCTTTGTACTAATTTCcatcacaaaaaaaaaagaggaaaaaaaattaaataataaaatgattaatatataacaatgcaaaaaaataaaacaataaaaatataatatatgatatatgctatataatatatactatacgttatatatactataaagAAACTACACACTAAAAATAATGGGATAcgattattaaaaaaaaaaaaaaaaaaaaaaaaaggaaatatacaAGCAATGaaaattagaattaaaaaatacattaatattaaaataaaaataaaaaacattattaagATAATAtcaagaatattttttaaataaaattttttattttgttttgtgcGGTTTTATAATaaccttttttcatttatttttaccataTCATACTAATATAGAACAAGTGCTTTCAAATTccttatttgaaaaaaactaTCTTCGTGTCAACTTGCTTTTCAAATGATTAAAAAGGATATACATTCTTAACTTTGTTAACCATATGTCTGTTAATATGTGTTTTTCTTCtgaaatatgtacatatataaacaaatgtatatgtacggaTGGatagcatatatttttccgtTTAAATTTAATTCGATAACTCTATTTTTTAGCCACTTAATTGTAATCGCTGTCTCTGGAGTCTTCGCTTGCCTTGTTATTATCTCCCTCTTTTTGCTGGTCATTCTCTTCATATGTCTTGTTATCATCCCCCTTTCTGTGATCGTTATGTTCTTCATACGACTTGTCATCTTCCCCCTCTTTTTCCTCCCCATTCTCTTCATATGTCTTGTTAGAATCCCCCTTTTTGTGATGATTATGCTCTTTATCTACCTTGCTAAGAGGAtccttttcattataatcTTTCCTTACAAATTCTTCATTTGTATTTCCATCAGAAACCGTTTTAT contains:
- a CDS encoding hypothetical protein (conserved Plasmodium protein), producing MFNVFSKAFLDSNSNNFNSINKPINNSINKSNSNIPRPISSNINNENDRSKNLPLKDRLATVRNVQNILNKKNFNKEDDNNNGNNNNNINNNNNEDQNANRIINTNISTTNDVNKPALTTESNLSKFKNYSSVVNEKQNEELEKKLKKRKRRRKHVIIMERMKQKEKEKKRQREMKRHQNNEEEEEEEEDEEEDEEEEEEGDENEDHNNNKAERRYRKSGYSQNKYEHKLHEEEEEDNIEGGEDNEERQIYNQKNKSGEIGLTKKLYSSGTNITNRITWTNNVNATNDVNNANNTSNNANGNGKEINEPGVKPKRKRRKKKEMEEYRARLLKEKMQQQNSLSSIYTKTNSFNDNNNNNNNNENNTQGEVKVKRRRGRPKLSEVMATNNANEKPKQNDIRKYYSRNSENPSMSKGGSSIDEKDKGGRYEEENKNVFKIIKTSIQENTSFMKKSPTEIIELEKSYKNNIKKGVTCIPLNYQSKGGGMAIILIGTETTYGPVKNSYGFMTFLVLDCHPNNFYIDTGIKNNVIECEKHMQLLISPGDMYMFKNQSQEVEARLLLIVCNKMNQPFDAKMHIKDPEINTHK
- a CDS encoding serine/threonine protein kinase, giving the protein MLKGDCLISLFDIVEEFNNYCKLYKKKHANSFNISSNVLTKNERNKEINEFNYKFNDFMNKLSILYKCILEKKGTNKDDEVEGNKINSKDTDESQYFHYNSNDIGETICIQQNNDEIDEGDRAGSDKDGKFYYKCTIDMEDEYDKIKNLNTEKILKERNKRKIDEKLELGKINKMWSMHEQNPKLSSSTNRYDILAACNNNNNNNNIDYNNNKYHLVTFEEFPFHSNSNSSNSSSLTNTEDSSNENNDFTVNRRSDVLIKYVTGLDYTLNVRRVSKEYLIEEIKEFYRIHNNSIKLDEYSKYLSYETINMLKKKVDNNKNGTFDFMGNYNNIFKAENFFFNVPINYFFIRNYEEQTGVTMSSSNYTNYEKSLNGVNTYSLSNNSSSINGNNYNIYTDSILLSRNNSYNKCNSPMFGSDDRQLSPNFGTYNGTNKSEEVDNYEDENYVSSEKYQIDENNKFYRSPYCYNEEIENKHFRFNSKNEPIAEKDEKLNKCSTIPSKMFNHFCNSPKSNSNIYENEDKVTRIHGYIESENYETCEINNIVNKKNNLNSNRSDFYQSISDFYKCMENHNYYNCSQGKNNINNYSYSNDMDRNNKESKNNTINDNNHDNSDNNKNNITYNARSSSPFLVSNETSVQGNSINFQENGKNINNLYFDDELSNAITLENEPCINKEMDDNRENHLSDRNIKDTNTCYEAECKYKSISEEDNVIKKEKLIQYEKEENRWIDEYCNGNYNLFRSKQLKKKKELKFNGEYNVTNDIIKLEDTGNNVKNERININLRNGHYNGDNDSHNRSDSDSDMGTVKDVILENESNYDNTYNVINLKIVYETNKSEFCILEEMNFFPGQIIINKYKVIKVLSKTKFSTTLKCLNILYKRGGKRKDVCCTNKTTKDEKINANKKNIYDNVINFDTQKMSTGFKTKNATCNGHSIHNKYLNMERKSLLTNKGRIKKDYKYVCLKVMKNGKSFLDQGLFELIVLNMLSSESNTTKGDSYCTLTNKNIIQLYDYFYFKEHLVIVTEYMQSDLYNYFIKKGKLGTLGQLQILAKNLLDGLAYIHSKNLIHCDLKPENIMINMKRGKNVSKRDSKEETDVKYNTNNTEEKAENKFNSTTSNLSGALKNRSFVNSYNAYIAESYEPSFMSNENDIKDVGEIKCNSYQEANKSEKNNLVILKNLHENNETCEKDNILLSKCGNYSRKCYDKYAYEKDTNIYNNKGNCSNNSDKTHIFSCEKFDKIKIIDFNSSIYESDKLEMYVQTRSYRSPEVLLQQNYDRKIDMWSLGCILFEFLTKNILFDHQNIYRFIYSIVSYIGPFPFYMINGCRIPYVFTKHGLIILNKITVDKNYDNYFKEEQVHEIDDDPVIFNSKDFFRLNKNENFINDLLRNKSTSQSSQFLSKERNQEVYYDVCSPSNNLLKHNFQISDLLFLDFLLSLLQIDPCKRLNSIEALEHPWLRPQLYEDGL